The Methanococcus maripaludis genome has a window encoding:
- a CDS encoding hexapeptide repeat-containing transferase — MKERLYAILTLNPNFYIKPIPKQGNSIFSRILHHMLTSIISILLSGEYPNTDAIKCRFGHHVGIVVSEAAEIGENTVIQQNTTIGRNLKTGNAPKIGNFCRVGSGGNIIGHTKIADNVTVGAGCNIAESKIGANTKIGMGCTIVHTKIGKNCKILSGAVLNGQEIPDNSIVKPVISNIMGPY; from the coding sequence ATGAAAGAAAGATTATATGCCATATTAACCTTAAATCCAAATTTTTATATAAAACCAATTCCAAAACAAGGAAATAGCATATTTTCAAGAATTCTCCATCATATGTTGACTTCAATAATATCAATACTCCTTTCAGGGGAATACCCAAACACGGATGCCATAAAATGTAGGTTTGGTCACCACGTAGGCATAGTGGTGTCGGAAGCCGCAGAAATAGGGGAAAATACTGTAATCCAGCAGAATACTACAATTGGAAGGAATTTAAAAACCGGAAATGCTCCAAAAATCGGTAATTTTTGTAGGGTGGGCTCAGGTGGAAATATCATTGGGCATACAAAGATTGCAGATAATGTAACGGTTGGTGCAGGATGTAATATCGCAGAAAGTAAAATTGGAGCGAATACAAAAATCGGAATGGGCTGTACAATAGTCCACACAAAAATCGGAAAAAACTGCAAGATATTATCTGGGGCAGTATTGAATGGGCAAGAAATTCCGGATAACTCAATAGTTAAACCTGTAATAAGTAATATAATGGGGCCTTATTAG